In a genomic window of Thermosynechococcus sp. CL-1:
- a CDS encoding aspartate kinase: MGLIVQKYGGTSVGSVERIQAVARRVKATVAAGHQVVVVVSAMGKTTDSLVQLAYAISDRPSQREMDMLLSTGEQVSIALLTMALHALGEPAISLTGAQVGIVTEPAHTRARILHIETQRLERHLKEGQVVVVAGFQGITAAADFEVTTLGRGGSDTSAVALAAALRADCCEIYTDVPGILTTDPRLVPNAQLMSEITCDEMLELASLGAKVLHPRAVEIARNYGVDLVVRSSWTDDPGTRVIAPSRPPRPVENLELGKPVDGVALDTDQAKVALLRVADRPGVAAQLFGELARQNLDVDLIIQSIHEGQTNDIAFTVQKRVLKQAEAVAVAFYPRLNPRVEETDVLVDADIAKVSITGAGMIGRPGVAAQMFSALAAAGINLQMISTSEVNVSCTVAAADAGRAIAVLSQTFDVEAATTVPQETPDAPPVRGVALDPKQARIAIRDVPDRPGMAAAIFQTLADAAISVDMIIQSQRSRSLGGVITRDIAFTVASADAERATELLRGVQSQLGYGDILIDTAIAKVSIVGVGMIHRPGIAAQMFAALARENINIQMIATSEIRVSCVVAESEGVRALRAVHTAFGLDGEAPVVIPDVGK, encoded by the coding sequence ATGGGACTGATTGTACAAAAGTATGGCGGCACGTCCGTCGGTAGTGTCGAGCGCATTCAAGCGGTAGCCCGCAGGGTCAAGGCAACTGTGGCAGCGGGACATCAGGTAGTGGTGGTGGTCTCGGCCATGGGCAAAACTACGGATAGCTTGGTGCAACTGGCCTATGCCATTAGCGATCGCCCCAGTCAGCGGGAAATGGATATGCTGCTTTCCACGGGGGAGCAGGTCTCGATCGCCCTATTGACGATGGCGCTCCATGCCTTGGGGGAACCCGCCATCTCCCTCACCGGTGCCCAAGTGGGCATTGTCACCGAACCGGCCCACACCCGTGCCCGCATTCTCCACATTGAGACCCAGCGCCTCGAACGGCACCTCAAAGAAGGACAAGTGGTGGTTGTGGCCGGCTTTCAGGGAATTACTGCTGCTGCGGATTTTGAAGTCACCACCCTTGGGCGGGGTGGCTCGGATACCTCGGCTGTGGCCTTGGCGGCGGCGCTGCGGGCGGATTGCTGCGAAATTTACACCGATGTCCCCGGCATTTTGACCACGGATCCGCGACTGGTGCCCAATGCCCAACTCATGAGCGAGATTACCTGCGATGAAATGCTGGAGTTGGCGAGCCTAGGGGCAAAGGTCTTGCACCCCCGCGCCGTGGAGATTGCCCGCAACTATGGCGTGGATTTGGTGGTGCGCTCCAGTTGGACGGATGATCCCGGTACCCGTGTCATTGCACCATCGCGGCCGCCGCGTCCCGTGGAAAATCTTGAACTGGGCAAACCTGTGGATGGTGTGGCGCTGGATACGGATCAGGCGAAGGTGGCACTACTGCGGGTGGCCGATCGCCCCGGCGTTGCGGCACAGCTTTTTGGCGAACTGGCACGGCAAAACCTTGATGTGGATTTGATTATCCAATCCATTCACGAAGGGCAAACGAACGATATTGCCTTCACCGTGCAAAAGCGCGTTCTTAAACAAGCCGAGGCTGTTGCTGTGGCCTTTTATCCCCGCTTGAATCCACGGGTTGAAGAGACGGATGTGCTCGTGGATGCCGACATTGCCAAGGTGAGTATCACCGGTGCAGGGATGATTGGCCGACCGGGAGTAGCCGCTCAGATGTTTTCGGCCTTGGCGGCAGCGGGCATTAACCTACAAATGATTTCCACCTCTGAAGTGAATGTCAGTTGTACAGTGGCCGCAGCGGATGCAGGTCGAGCGATCGCTGTTCTCTCCCAAACCTTTGATGTGGAAGCCGCCACCACTGTCCCCCAGGAAACCCCCGATGCCCCACCGGTGCGGGGCGTTGCCCTTGATCCCAAGCAGGCGCGGATTGCGATTCGCGATGTGCCCGATCGCCCCGGTATGGCGGCGGCAATTTTCCAGACCCTTGCGGATGCCGCCATTAGCGTGGATATGATTATCCAATCTCAGCGATCGCGCTCCCTAGGGGGGGTGATCACCCGCGATATTGCCTTTACGGTGGCCTCTGCCGATGCCGAGCGAGCCACGGAACTGCTCAGGGGGGTTCAGAGCCAATTGGGCTACGGCGACATCCTCATAGATACAGCGATCGCCAAAGTCAGTATTGTCGGTGTGGGGATGATCCACCGGCCGGGGATTGCTGCGCAAATGTTTGCGGCCCTCGCCCGTGAGAACATCAACATTCAAATGATTGCCACCTCGGAAATTCGCGTGAGTTGTGTGGTGGCAGAATCCGAGGGGGTGCGGGCGCTGCGGGCGGTGCATACGGCCTTTGGTTTAGATGGTGAGGCTCCCGTCGTCATTCCCGATGTCGGTAAATAG
- a CDS encoding DMT family transporter, whose product MSVNRPPHWQIALVLGVGVLAVSTAAVLVRWGVAGLATDSLGMTVGLSIFLASGRLSLAALFLIPQFYTWPWLDLTRQNLRWALAAGVALAAHFSLWFTSLNYTSVAASTTLVTTTPIWSALVGYLWQRQTLQPRAWVGMAIALGGSALIGTAEPTSAVARNPLLGNALAIAAAWAVSAYFICGQAAQKAGLAIHHYALVAYATAAVVLLPLPPLLGLTYGGWPLKLYGAILLLALIPQLVGHTSLNWGVRWLSPTWVTLLVLAEPIAASLFALLLFGEVPTTAVMTGGSLVLVGLSVALWPRP is encoded by the coding sequence ATGTCGGTAAATAGACCGCCCCATTGGCAAATTGCCCTTGTCCTCGGCGTGGGCGTGTTGGCGGTTTCTACAGCTGCTGTGCTGGTGCGCTGGGGGGTTGCTGGTTTAGCCACCGATTCCCTAGGCATGACCGTGGGGTTGAGCATTTTCTTGGCCAGTGGTCGCCTGAGTTTGGCTGCTCTCTTTTTGATCCCGCAATTTTACACGTGGCCGTGGCTAGACCTGACTCGCCAAAATCTGCGTTGGGCACTGGCGGCCGGGGTTGCCCTTGCGGCGCACTTTAGTCTCTGGTTTACGTCACTGAACTACACCTCGGTGGCAGCCTCAACCACATTGGTGACCACAACGCCCATCTGGTCGGCGCTCGTCGGGTACCTTTGGCAGCGACAAACCCTTCAACCCCGTGCTTGGGTGGGCATGGCGATCGCCCTTGGTGGCAGTGCCCTAATTGGGACGGCAGAACCGACCAGTGCTGTCGCAAGGAACCCCCTACTCGGAAATGCGCTGGCGATCGCGGCGGCGTGGGCGGTCAGTGCCTACTTTATTTGTGGTCAAGCGGCTCAAAAGGCGGGTCTGGCGATTCACCACTACGCCCTTGTTGCCTATGCCACTGCTGCTGTGGTGCTCCTCCCCTTGCCGCCACTGCTGGGTCTGACTTACGGAGGTTGGCCGCTGAAGCTCTATGGTGCGATTCTCCTGCTGGCTTTGATCCCCCAGTTGGTGGGGCACACCAGTCTCAATTGGGGGGTGCGTTGGCTCTCCCCCACATGGGTAACTCTTCTGGTGTTGGCAGAACCGATTGCTGCGAGTCTCTTTGCCCTGCTGCTCTTTGGTGAGGTGCCGACAACGGCAGTGATGACGGGGGGCAGTCTGGTGCTGGTGGGTTTAAGTGTAGCACTGTGGCCTCGTCCCTAG
- the prmC gene encoding peptide chain release factor N(5)-glutamine methyltransferase gives MSSEALQAWWHWAQAIIPAPERESGLRELKQFLSAFTQLSPLDITLRRFPPEIPLKLPLAELQERWQRRWQERVPLQYLIGTVHWHDLELVVTPSVLIPRPETEELLEVVAVTVPPWQQQGHWLDLGTGSGAIAIGLARLFAAALVHAVDCSPEALEVAQVNIQKYALGDRVRCYVGSWFAPLTHLQGQVQGIVSNPPYIPTSLVATLQPEVQYHEPPLALDGGADGLQAIRQIVETAPEYLQPQGWLFIELMATQGEAVAALAMATQAYERVEILRDLSGHDRFLLAQAV, from the coding sequence GTGAGTAGCGAGGCACTCCAAGCATGGTGGCACTGGGCACAGGCGATCATTCCAGCCCCTGAGCGCGAGAGTGGCCTACGGGAGTTAAAACAATTTCTCAGTGCCTTCACACAGTTGAGTCCCCTTGACATCACCCTGCGCCGATTTCCGCCCGAGATTCCTCTAAAACTGCCCCTTGCAGAACTCCAAGAGCGTTGGCAACGCCGCTGGCAGGAGCGGGTTCCCCTGCAATATCTCATTGGTACGGTTCACTGGCACGATCTGGAATTAGTTGTCACCCCCAGTGTGTTGATTCCTCGGCCAGAAACAGAGGAACTCCTAGAAGTGGTGGCAGTAACGGTACCCCCTTGGCAACAACAGGGGCATTGGCTGGATTTGGGCACAGGGAGTGGGGCGATCGCTATTGGGTTGGCGCGGTTATTTGCGGCGGCGCTGGTGCATGCTGTAGATTGTAGCCCTGAGGCCCTAGAGGTCGCGCAAGTCAATATTCAAAAGTACGCTTTGGGCGATCGCGTGCGCTGCTATGTTGGCAGTTGGTTTGCCCCCCTTACCCATCTGCAAGGGCAGGTGCAGGGCATCGTCAGTAATCCTCCCTATATTCCCACCAGCCTAGTGGCCACTCTCCAACCTGAGGTGCAGTACCATGAACCCCCCCTTGCCCTCGATGGTGGTGCGGATGGCTTGCAGGCGATTCGTCAGATTGTTGAGACGGCGCCAGAGTATCTTCAGCCCCAAGGCTGGCTCTTTATCGAATTGATGGCAACCCAAGGGGAAGCTGTGGCGGCGCTAGCAATGGCCACCCAAGCCTATGAACGAGTGGAAATTCTTCGGGATCTCAGTGGCCACGATCGCTTTTTGCTCGCTCAAGCAGTTTAG
- a CDS encoding DUF3493 domain-containing protein: MATHKPQQPAEVTQSTLRDRLRAEAAAPYRGLRRVFYAVFAASGLMGAFILGLKGLAGTAGNDLVWNLALQIGVVALMVALWRWDRG; the protein is encoded by the coding sequence ATGGCTACTCACAAACCGCAGCAACCGGCTGAAGTGACTCAATCAACCCTGCGCGATCGCCTGCGAGCCGAGGCAGCCGCTCCCTATCGGGGACTACGGCGCGTTTTCTATGCCGTTTTTGCCGCTTCCGGCCTCATGGGTGCCTTTATCCTTGGCCTCAAGGGATTGGCGGGCACTGCTGGTAACGATTTGGTGTGGAATCTGGCATTACAAATCGGAGTGGTTGCCCTGATGGTTGCCCTCTGGCGCTGGGATCGCGGCTAA
- a CDS encoding M23 family metallopeptidase, which translates to MHWQRISVALAIALGSTVAIPQLSQPSQNTGAGTLRWSDASFPVENFQGYTSPFGYRRSPTGEPTTEFHNGLDFAAPQGSYIRNWWVGQVIEVSDHTACGTLVRIQSGAWEHVYCHMMGRVEQTPQGRAMVDRAGGLFILEGQRVPTGARIGRVGMTGRTTGPHLHWTLRHRGQLVNPAVVLQAMYGSQAQR; encoded by the coding sequence ATGCATTGGCAGCGAATCAGTGTAGCACTGGCGATCGCCTTGGGTAGCACGGTTGCAATTCCCCAACTCAGTCAACCCTCCCAAAATACTGGTGCAGGGACACTCCGCTGGAGCGATGCTTCCTTTCCTGTGGAAAATTTCCAAGGCTATACCTCTCCCTTTGGCTACCGGCGATCGCCCACGGGGGAACCCACGACCGAATTTCACAATGGCCTTGATTTTGCCGCTCCTCAAGGGAGCTATATCCGTAATTGGTGGGTTGGGCAGGTGATTGAAGTTTCCGATCACACCGCCTGTGGCACACTGGTACGAATTCAATCGGGGGCTTGGGAACACGTTTACTGCCACATGATGGGGCGGGTTGAGCAGACCCCCCAAGGCCGAGCCATGGTCGATCGCGCCGGTGGCCTTTTCATCCTAGAGGGGCAGCGGGTACCCACGGGGGCACGTATTGGTCGCGTGGGCATGACAGGCCGCACCACCGGACCTCACCTTCACTGGACGCTCCGCCACCGAGGGCAATTGGTCAACCCTGCCGT